The nucleotide sequence TATAATCTTATAAGTTTATAAGTTTATATTCTTATAAGATTATTTATATATAAATTTATATATAAATAGATTTATTAGTTTCTATGTTTATTTATAAATAAATAGATGAATTTATTTCTTTATATATATGTTTATAAATAGATATACTTATTTATTGATAAATAAGTATACATTGAAGAGTATATGAGTGTTTATTTAAACCACAATGAATACATTAATAGATATTAGGAACTAGTTCACAATTTTGTTCATACGCTATAATATTGATAAACGAAATGTAAAAAACCTACTACAACATCTCTATTGTTATTCTCTTTGATTTTAGAATTCTATCCTGTTAAGATTTAAATCTTAAAAAAGACTGTGGCTAATCTTATAGCTAATCAAGCCAAGGTATAGCCATAAGCGAGTGTGTGTGTGTGTAGAATTGTCAGAATCTAAATATAGATCAGCATCATAGTGGTTTCATGCGAATAATGGTTTTCTACGAATCAAATAAGTTATGAATACAAAGGGCACGAAGGCAAGGTGTAAGCCGCTTTAAGTAAATGATTTAAAAATCCCGTGAAGTGTTTATTTAATTCCTATTTAGGCTAATCTAGCCAACAACGGATTCCTAGCATCTTTTTAAAAAGTTCAAAAAAGCTGCCGCATGTTTAAAAAGGGTTGAAGAACTATAACTAAAAATGTAAAGTGCCTAAAACAAATTCCAAATCAACAATATGAATTCATACATATCGTCACCTATGAGTATTACAGAGGTCATAACTACGTAAAGAACTAAGGGAAGAATACCTTTCTTAATTTGATTATCAATACTTTTTTGAATACTATTTAATTTTTTAATGTGAATTGATTGACGCTTTGTAACCTTCTGAATTTTATCATTTAGGTGATTTATACTTGTATTAACCTTACTGGCGTAAGCGTCGTGCTCAGATTTGCTAAGTAATTTATCTACCACACTTTGATTCTTAATAATGGTATTAAGGAAATCTTGCATTTCTCCTAGCCTCTGTTCTAGATGGACTAATCTTTTATCAACAGATTTTGCAGAAAGCATTTGCATTTCTTGCATCTCATTGAATTTTGATTCAAGATTATTCTTGGATATCAATTCTGCGACCTCGGTCAACTGATCTAAGATTACTTCTTGATTTAATTCTATATTGGACTGCTTTGACATAATTTATCGCTTATAACCTCTCCTTTTCTTCTTTTTCTTTTTTGGATTGTGACAGTGATCAGGGTCTCCCGGATCTTCAATGTCATCACTGGCAACAAATTTTGATGTAGAATAGTTGTGGAAAGAACGCCCCATTTCATCATTTGGCGTCTCTTCTATGCTAAACGTAGGTGTATTTTCTGACGCATTTGTAAATTCTGGATTGGGTTCGTCTACTGATACATCAGCTGATAAGTTTTTAGAGTTATTATCAACACCATTCATCATTAAAGAATAAAACTCTTCATTGTGTTGAATATTTTCAACAGTCACTGTGTAACCCTTAAAGGAAAAGGAAGCATTGACATCATTAAAAAACTTTCCTTTATCAAAACCTACGATAACGCCATGCTTCGCAAATTCATCGACATATTCCTTTAGTCCCGTGATATCGGGATTAGAAATTATTTGATAATGTAATTTATTGATGTACTCCTTTGGTGATAATTTTTTTTGTTGCTCATTCTTACCTGTACTCTGGTGCTGATTAGCAGAAATATTTTCCAAATTATTTCTTGAAGGTGCCGCATCCAATTTTGATTTATATCCGTCACTCACTTCTGATTCTTTCAGATAGTTGTTATGATTGGCTGAGTCATAAATCTTGGTAGGAGCACTAATATGCTTTACAGTTTCTTCCTTTAAGCCCAGATCTATTGAGTTGAACAATGCATTTAGTGATGCTAGTCTGTTAATCCTCGACGCCTCAACAACTTTGTTAATCCTATCGATAGTTGCCATTGGATAGATGAGCTCAAGGAGTTTGAAAAGGTCAACTTTTTCATTCACCTTTTCTGAAGTCATTCTTAAATAAGGCTGAACCATAGAAGTATTAGCCATCTGCCCACTAAATCCATAAGGGTTTATTTTCACATTCTGACTTCTTAAGAGCAAGGCCAGTTGAGGCAAACTCCTTATATCATTAACTTCTAAAAAATTATTGATATAGCTTTTCTCCCGGTTAATAAACGCGTTTTGCGTATCCATAACTGGCAGCGATTTATCAAGTGTAGAAGATTGTTCTTGGCGATTCTTTATCCTCATATCTTCATCCTCTTGTTCGTTAATCACTGTTTGACCTAGGATCTGTTCAAGTGCTCTATCAATTTCCTTGATTAATTGTTGTTGACTCCCTTCAGATGTTGAACTCTCAAGAATTGCCGAAAGCTCCTCATTAAATTGCTTTGAACTAAGTTGTGGATAAATCTTTCTGATCGTCTTATTGAAACTCATTTCCCTATGCACTTCGCTGGCCTTGAAGCTATATTTTTTAGTATTGAATCTTAAACCATTTACTTTACCGTTCTTCCCCATTACTATTTTAACGTCCACTTCTTTATGTCGGAAATAATCGATGTATTTCTCCAGAGTAGAGCTATTGGGATTTTCAATTATAGCGCGGTGATTCTGGTGAATTACTTTCCTTATAGATATGCTTTCCTGTTTCTTATTTTTAGATACTTGCTTAGCGCTGATCCAGCCAGGTTGGATCTGTTGAAGTGCTCTATCAATTTCCTTGATTAACTGTATTTGACTCCTTTCATCTGTTGAATTCTTAAAAATTGTCAGAAGCTCTTCATTTACTTGTTTTAAACTAAGCTGCGGATAAATCTTCCTGATCGTTTTATTAAAACCCATCTCCCTGTGCACTTCGCTGGCCCTGAAGCTATATTTTTGAGTATTGAATCTTAAACCATTAACCTTACCGTTTTTGCCCATTACTATTTTAACATCAACGTCTTTAAGTCGGAAAGAATCGATGTATTTCTCCAGAGTAGAACAATAAGGACTCTCAGTTATAGCCTGGTGATTCTGGTATGTTTCCTTTCTTATTGGTATACTTTCTTGCTTGTTATTTTTAGATATTTCTTTTGCGCTGATCCAACCACGCTGCAGGCTTATTTCATGAGCCACATCACCTGCTTTCTTACCTATTTTGAAATCCTTATAGGCCTTACCGTCAAAATCTATTCTATTGTAATAAAGATGAACATGTCGATGCGATTTGTCTTTATGAAGAAAAGCGACGTGTTGATGTTGATCAAGTTTCATTGCTGTACTAAAATCTGCTACCACCTGTTTCCAAACTTTATTAGTCACCTTCGCTTTATTATCAACCGACAAGGAAAGTATCACCGAGATTACATTCTTCTTGCAATTGGTGTTTAGCTTTTGAATCATTTCGAAATCCTGATGAAATTTGTTCACTTCAGTACCTAGCAGCATGTGTTTGGAGACTATTTTCGCCTCTTTCTTTTGATCATTTGCATAATCAATGGCTACCTTGGCACTGCTTGTGGTACTAACTTTTGCAATCATTTTGGGAATATTCACGGATTTTGTGACGAAACTCTTGCACTAATTCTCTTACTTCTGAGGAAAGCCTAGGATCTGATTTTTTGAACATATTAGCAACACTCTGCCAGCGATTTGATTCGAGAAATAGTGATCGTATGAATTCATTTTCCTCACTGGTCTTTCTTATTGGAATCGGTTTGCTTTCCAGTAGCAAGCGTATATATTCGCTAAGATTATATCCCATTTTCTCTGCCATCAAGTTGTATCGTCTTTTCTGCAAAGAAGTCACCCTAATTTTAATCCATTCAGTTTTACCTACAGCTTTTCTAGAAGCATTGCTTTTCATAAAATAAAGATTATTAAAAGTGGATAGTAGCTCAGTGAGTATCACTTTTAGTAACTAGACTCGTCATTACCTCTTCTATTTGAGATCTTTTATAGAACACACTACCTTCAATATAGTATGCTACCAAAGTGCCTTTCTTCGTCCAAAGATGTATCGTGCTGAGGTCCTTTTTTAAAAGTTTGGAGACTTCTATTCGAGTGAGATATTCTATCGTAGGAGTTTTAGTTAATTCCTTCTCGAATTCTCTTAATCGCGTATCGATGGCATCAATTATTGTCCTTGTTAACTCGTCAGGCGTCGTTAATATGAATTGTATTTGTTTGTGCATAATGAAAATGTTTCTATTACCACAAATGTTGGAAGAGGATACCGAAAGGATCTACAAAAATCCTTTTTCTACGGATTGTGGTTAGTCTTGTATTTACTAATGATAGAACGATCAATGCCTATTGAACGTAAATAGTCAAAATCCTTTTCTTTAAAATTTTGGGATACGTTTCTAGCGTTTGAATTGGAACCAGAATAATTTGAAATTGTGCCATGTAGTTGGGTCTTCAGAGTAACCGGTTTTATGCTCCTGAAAGACAGTAGAAAATTGGCTATCGATGCAGCAGGATTATCTGCATTTTTAAAAGCACTCTTCAAAATTTTATCTAACCCAAGTATTTCCAATTGTCGACATTTTGCAGCAGCATTGGATCGCTCTTTCTCTGTTTCGATATCGACTTGCGTAAATTCAAGCTTTACATGTTTAAGACTATTGTGTCTTTTATTTAGCTGCTTATTCAATTCTAGAAAACTCCTTTCACTTTCAAGTAGTTCATACCTAGAATACTCATCAGTCCATTCCGAACAAATAATATTAAGTATGCTTTTGGTTTCTTGTATTGTATTGAGATAAAAGTCAGCTATTTCCATCGTCAAATTCAGATTTGATCGTGAAAGGGTCACCAGTTTTTGAATAATCAATTCCCTCATTTGAGTTTCTGTAAAATACTCCTCGTCTTCAGTTATATGAATCTCTCGAAACTCAAAGGGAGATGGAAAATAATAACATTCATAATCAATTATTTCAGGGATATAGCTTTTATAGTCTAAAACGTATGGGTTAAGAAGGCCCAATGTCTCCGCATATTTTGATATGGCTTCTATATCAAAAACAAAGATTTCATTGTTTATTAGGGAAGTGAAATCGGCAATTGGTTGTCGATAATCAAAAAAATCAAAGTAATCATGTGAGGGACATAAATAGTCAATCCATTTCAATTCTGCATGAATAAATTTTTCGGAAGCTCCGTTTTCCCTTTTTGGCAATAACTTAAAAGCGTTCTTAGTGGGTCGAAATAGGTTCTTCATTGTTATTTATGTATTATTCCAAATTCTGGCCAGCTGCAAACTATAATCAATTGGCTTTTTACCGATGTAGTCTAGGAATTGGGCTTCTGAACTATGCGCTGTAATATTCATCAATAATGGTGTTGGGTATAATTGTGTAGAGTAAAAGTTGGTACAAAACGATCTTCTACATATGTGTGAGCTGACTAATTCATGCTTCGAATGGTTACCGTTCAAATATCGTTTTGAATCCTTATCGAATTTGTTACCATTAACAACCTCGTCTAATCCAGCCTTTTCACAGACTTTTTTCAAATACCTATTAAAGAGAGCTTTTGCGCTATCAAGGTTATTAGCAAATACAGGTGGGAAATTACCGAGATATGTGTCCAAGATATTTTGAACTTTCGGATGTATAGGTATCTGAACTTTCTTTCCTGTTTTTTGTTGGACAAGAATAATAAAACGATGTCCTTGTATCTGTTTGATCATTGATGCATTCATCCGCAACAAATCCGAAACTCGTTGACCGGTGTAACAGCCTATGACTAGCCAAGATGCAGTAGTACGATATTTTTCCTCTTTAAAAGAATAGGAATGTACCTTCTCAATTTCCTCAAATGTTAAATATATCTTGGGCGTTTTTACAGTGAAGCCTTTGAAAAAATCCAATTGATCACTAACATCATATCCATTTTTCTTTGCATCCAGACAGATCGTTTTGACAAATCTCAAAAATCGACCTACAGTATTATCACTCAACTTTTGTTCTGTCTTCATAAAAGCAGTTATACCTTTACCGTAAGAAATATCAACGTCTGTCAACGCATGCTTTTTGCCGACATATTCATCATATAAATCTAGCTTCTTAACAACTGCCTTATATTTTGCAGAACTACTCTTGCTCGCACCAATACGACCGTTATCGTACTGCTTATATTCGAGGTTTTTGAGATACTCTTTACCATAGGTTACTAGTAAATTAGCATCATCGGTTTTTGTTCGATTGAAATGTTTATTTATAGCATTGACGAGCCAATTTCCGTCAATCACAGAACCTAGTTTTGATTCATGCTGAAAGGATTTCTGAATTGAAGCTTTTAATTCATCAAGATCAATTGCCAATTGTCTGGTTTCAGCATCCTTTTGAATAGGCATGTTCTTTACAGACCATTTGGCTGGATCGATAAATAGGTTTGTCTTACGCCTTACGTCAACCTTTTTACCATCAATTACACGTACATAAATAGGTGCCTGTTTGTTCTTAGATTTTGTATGTAGTGCAAATTTTATAGTCGCCATATTAATTGTATCTCCGGCAAAGTTTGCCGATATCTTGACGACAAATCTGCAATCTATTTCTTACTCATACAATCATATTCACAAATTAAAATTAAACCAACTGTATATAAATACTGATTATCAGTATTTTAAGCAAAAGAAACATTATTTAATTAGAATAGAATTGTATCGTTTAAGAGCGCCCGACTCCACAGATCAAAACACCATACGAAAATGTATGGTGTTTTTTTTTATTCATGAGCTTTTAACACTGGTTTGTAACTAAGCTGTATAAACATATGACAAGAAAAGCCCGATCACAAAATGATCGGGCTTTTTGCATGAAATTGTAAATTCTTAAATATTACTAATTAAGAACACTTTGAACTATGCTTGTGCCATCTGCTTTTATTCTTGCATTTTGATGGTTTTTTGTAGCACTTATAGTCGTGTTTATGCCACCATCCGTAGCTGGAACAATAAGTCTTCTTTTGACACCAAGATGAGTGTTTGTGCCACCAGTCCGTGATTTTACATTCTTTGTCATCGTCATCGTCATCATCGTGATCATCATTGTCGCCGCTTACCTCGCACAATTCTCCGCCGTTTGTACTAGTTCCTTCCACTACGGTTAGATTACCGTATGTGCTACCTGGACCTATAGCTTCATCACAGCTTGTATCAATTTTATCTTTACAAATGAAATTGAAATAGATTTTCAATTCCTTACCAAACGAACCATCATGTGCCTTACCATAAATCTTAATGACTTCACCTGGCTTGACGTAGTCATGAAATACATATTTATAATCCTGAGATTGTTTAATGGTAATTTTTGCGCCATGGCTACCCGTATATTTTAAAGAAAGGTAGTTCACCTTACCATCGCAGTCATTGCATTCTGGCTCTGGTTCTTCAGGAGCATCACATATAGGACCACCTAAAACGCTGTTTCCATCTACGACCTCAAAATCTCCAAAAGTGTCACCCACTAAAACTGCTTCATCACAATTTGTAACGACTTTAGCAACTTTACAGTGGTTCACATAGATGTAGACTTTATCTCCAAAGGATCCATCTTCTCTAGTTCCTGCAATAGTAATTTGCTCTTCTGGATCTACATGAGCGTCAAAGATGACGTGTCCATTGGATTGCTTGATCTGTACTCTAGCCGTTTTATCTCCGTTGTACTGGAATGCTAATCTATCAAGACCACCGCTACAATCAGAACAAGTCACTGGTGGATCCAAAACACCTATGTTACCTACTGCAAGTATGGTCTCCATATTCTCCATACTAAAATGGGGTCCTACATAGTACTCACGCTGGTTGACCAACTCATCAAAATCTGCCACATCACCATTATCCATGTGAGTAAAATAAGTTTGGGATATACCAGTAGTTCCATTAACAGGATTCAATGTTTTGGCACGAGCTCCTTCTTGACCAAATACACCTTCATGGATATGAACTGGATGCATCAATCCTGGCGAGGTGTTTTTGAGTTTGATGAAAGCTTCAATACCTTTTTTTCCAGCATCTCTAATCGTTATAAAACCTGATATTCCAGGAACATCTGCCTCCTTAAGCTTATAGGTGACCCGTATTCCTTCAATTTTAGAATTTTTGGCACTCTTCATACCAAGTTCTAAATTGGACTCCTGTACCTCAGGAGTATTGTCAAACTCATCCAATTCTTCTGGACTACAGGCAAGCACCATTGCCAATAATCCTAAAACAAAAATTTTATTAAAGTTTTTCATAGTATTAGTTTAGAGTAGAAAGTTAACGAGCTTTACTGAGCGTTTGACAAGAATTCTACATGAGGGAATTATATTCGACTTTTAGGAATCAACGGCGGCAACTACAAGTTATACCGATCAAACTGCTTATTTCTTAATTTCAGAAATCAAATATTGAAACATTAGTATACTTAAGATTGTCAGGTCTACTGATCTTTGTAATTATTGTTTGACGACAATTACCCTAAAAAATCGAATTCTTAAACAAAGGAATGGTTTCGTAGAATTCTGAAGGACTGAAAGCCAGTTGTTTGAGGCCGATTTCTTTAACTTAGAAATATTAGGGCTATTAGAAATTTGAATTTCAAAACTTACTATTGCTCTATATGCAACTAAAGTACAAAGTCTTAAAACTAGTTGATATCCTTATATTTACACGTAGTTGAGCTACATACTGCTAATATAATTTTGATGTTTTCTATCATCCCTATGAACTTCACAAAACATCTCAAGACTTCTTATACCGTTTTTACCATCACCATTACGGTAATGATCATATTGATCGCGATAACCCTTGCATACTTTATATCGCTGCAGCAAGAAGACGCAATTCTAATTAATAAGTCAGGACGCCAACGAATGTTGAGTCAACGCATTACAAAGCAAGCGTTGTACAATTTGCTAGGAAATACAGAAGATTCAACAGCATACAGCAACGATATGCTATATCAAAGCGTTCAGGAATTACAAGAGGCACAACAATTTTTATCCCAGAAAAATAAAACGAACGACCATCTCAAAAAGGTAGATTCAGTTCTTCAAATAACAAATCTTCAAATTGAAGAAATTAGCAAAGCTGTTGATAAGATCCTAAGCGCAGATTCAAAGTTTCAATTAGAGTCTCAAGTCGCATTAATCATTTCAATTGAAGGTAAGTTTCTTGACCATATGGAACAAATTACCCTTTGGTTACAGAAGGAATCAGAAAGAAAAAATGAACTCGCCATGCTCATCTGTTATGTTTTAACTGGTATCGCACTACTTATTATTATGGCTGAATTTTTTCTCGTACTTCTTCCAGCACAACGTCATCTGCGTGATAAGAATGAAAGCTTGTCTGCCGCCAATAAGCAATTATCCGATTATGCTCAGATAACCGCTCACAACTTGAGGGCGCCTATTGGCAATTTGATTTTTCTCTCCAATTTTTATAAAGATGCTGATAGTGAAGAAGAGAAATCCGAACTCTTCCAGAAATTTGATACCGTGATTCAGCATTTAGACGAAACGGTAAATGTTTTACTAACAGGAATAAAAACTAAAACCGAAGAACAAATACCAACTCAAAAACTAATCTTTGAAAAGGTTTTAGGTCAAACGAAGGACTTGTTAGTCGGCGAGATCTTGAACCAAAAAGCGATAATCACTGCTAACTTTTCAGATGCTCCATTCGTAATTTATAACAAGGTATATCTGGAAAGCATTATGCTCAACTTACTAAGCAACGCTTTGAAATACAGCGATACAAAGAGAGCTCCAGAAATACACTTGAGAACCGAGAATGAAAAGAACGCAATTAAACTGTACGTTCAAGATAACGGACTGGGAATCGATTTGGAACGTCAAGCCAAAAAAATCTTCGGTTTACATCAGACCTTCCACAGGAATAAAAATTCAAAAGGTATAGGCCTATTTATTGTTAAAAATCAAGTCGAATCTTTAGGCGGGTCGATCGAAGTGCATAGTATTCCAAATAAAGGATCTACTTTTATTGTAACTTTCAAAAAACAAACCGCATGAGTGCAAAACCTTTTATTCTAAGTTTAATTGATGACGACGAAATCTATCAATATGGTTTCAAGCGCACCGTAGAAAAATCGCGATTTGCCAAAAAAGTTTTAGTCTTCTCCGATGGAGAGCAAGCCATCAATTTTATGATTGATAATATTGCCAATGCACAAGAACTTCCAGATGTGATCTTTCTAGACATCAATATGCCCATCATGAATGGATTTGAGTTTATGGAAGAATATATTAAGCTCAAACCAAAGGTAGGTAAGAGAATTACGATCTATATGGTATCATCGTCTATCGACCCAACTGATGTAGAACGAGCTAAATCCATTAGCGAACTTACAGACTATATCATTAAACCTGTTGATGAAAGCATGTTGAGAGAAATCTTGCAAAAATTGGAAGAAGAATACGACTAGTCTTTTTTCAATTCCACGCGAGTTTTAGTAAGATATAAGCCATCTTCTAGATCAGCTATAAAGGCTACTAATTGTTCTCTTAGCTCACAATGTAAATCCCATGTAGTACTGGCATCTTTTCCAGAACAAAGTGCTCGCATCTCTATGGTGTCCTCACCGGCCTCCACAACTTGAATAACCGGCTCGTGCTCACCATCCCACAATTCGTGGTTGCGCAACAACGATTCATATTTCTCTCTGACTTTTTGGACATCAATTCTATAGTCTGCGTGTACAATTATCGGTCGTACTTGATGCGGATTTGTCATTGACCAATTTTCAAAAATATTGCTAATGACATACTTCAACGGGATGACGAGTCTGCGTTGGTCCCAGGTTCTTACGACCATATAAGTAAAGCGAATATCCTCTACATAACCCCAATCATCATTGATGATTACCGTATCGCCTATTTTTGCTGGACTGGTCAAGGCAATCTGTATACCGGCAATAATATTTCCCAGTGTACTTTGAGCTGCAATTCCCAGAACGACAGTCAACACACCAGCCGAAGCCAATAAAGAAATCCCGAGTTTCTCCAAAGAACGGAACTGGGAAATGATCACCGTGATACCTATTATAATCACCACAAAAGTCACGACGCGACGAGCAACACTTACATAAGTCAACATCTGTCTGGCCTGGCTGTTTTCCTCAGGATTGGTGTCTCCTATCCTATTTTCAGCAATGTAGATCATGAAGCTATCTATAAACTTCATGATGAGCCAGGTGATGGAAGATATGACCGTGATAAGCAGTAAAGAATAGAGCCAACTGGCAAACGGACCACTAAAACTAATGAGAGAATTAAGGGTGATGTAGAAGAATAGCACGGCAATGGCAAACCCAGAAGGTGTTGCCAGGTTTTTACCTACTACCTTTAACCACGCAAACCTACTCTTACGACACAATCTGCGAACGATATAAGAACCCAACTTTCCAATTAAAAAGGAAAGTCCAATCAAGATCAGCGTTCCTAAAATCTTCCATACAGGTAAACCTAAAACACCAAATCGTGCCCATTCAGGCATCATCAATTCAAGTTGACGTGGTCCATAAATACGATACAACTCTTCTATATTCTCTACCGTATCAGCACTGATGAGCCAGAATGCACCAAAGTCTTTATACTTAACTCTTTGCAGCCTTAAGCTCGCATCGCGACCTTCCAGGTCCAGTTCGCCAAAATGAACACTACGTCTAGGGCTGCCCGCTATGGCCTTATTAGTCGCGGTCTGTATATCGATTTGTCCGTCGGGACGGTCAGATATGGAACCCCATTCAATATTGACGCGCTGGTTCATCACAAAATATAGCTTCTCTGCGAGTACGGCCGCATCCTCAATCGTCAGGTTGCTAGGCATCCTATTCAGGTTCAATGCATAGGCAGCGTCCTCAAATCGCTCGTCACGACATGCTTGGACAAATTCTTCCAGGGTCGCCTGCGGCGTGCGGTAATTGAATTTTGTAGGAGGTAGACCAATGTTTTCATTGATTCTTGAAAGAATATAATAGGAGTCGTTATATTCCAGTATTGGATTGCTGGCATAACCAGCATTTTCATCAACGATGGATTCCTTACTTGGAAGTTGCGATTCTTGTTGGGTAGTATCCGCTGGTTTTTGAGAGTGG is from Nonlabens sp. YIK11 and encodes:
- a CDS encoding mechanosensitive ion channel family protein — translated: MHFLRFLYCFLLFNVGVVHSQKPADTTQQESQLPSKESIVDENAGYASNPILEYNDSYYILSRINENIGLPPTKFNYRTPQATLEEFVQACRDERFEDAAYALNLNRMPSNLTIEDAAVLAEKLYFVMNQRVNIEWGSISDRPDGQIDIQTATNKAIAGSPRRSVHFGELDLEGRDASLRLQRVKYKDFGAFWLISADTVENIEELYRIYGPRQLELMMPEWARFGVLGLPVWKILGTLILIGLSFLIGKLGSYIVRRLCRKSRFAWLKVVGKNLATPSGFAIAVLFFYITLNSLISFSGPFASWLYSLLLITVISSITWLIMKFIDSFMIYIAENRIGDTNPEENSQARQMLTYVSVARRVVTFVVIIIGITVIISQFRSLEKLGISLLASAGVLTVVLGIAAQSTLGNIIAGIQIALTSPAKIGDTVIINDDWGYVEDIRFTYMVVRTWDQRRLVIPLKYVISNIFENWSMTNPHQVRPIIVHADYRIDVQKVREKYESLLRNHELWDGEHEPVIQVVEAGEDTIEMRALCSGKDASTTWDLHCELREQLVAFIADLEDGLYLTKTRVELKKD
- a CDS encoding plasmid mobilization protein gives rise to the protein MKSNASRKAVGKTEWIKIRVTSLQKRRYNLMAEKMGYNLSEYIRLLLESKPIPIRKTSEENEFIRSLFLESNRWQSVANMFKKSDPRLSSEVRELVQEFRHKIREYSQNDCKS
- a CDS encoding relaxase/mobilization nuclease domain-containing protein, whose amino-acid sequence is MIAKVSTTSSAKVAIDYANDQKKEAKIVSKHMLLGTEVNKFHQDFEMIQKLNTNCKKNVISVILSLSVDNKAKVTNKVWKQVVADFSTAMKLDQHQHVAFLHKDKSHRHVHLYYNRIDFDGKAYKDFKIGKKAGDVAHEISLQRGWISAKEISKNNKQESIPIRKETYQNHQAITESPYCSTLEKYIDSFRLKDVDVKIVMGKNGKVNGLRFNTQKYSFRASEVHREMGFNKTIRKIYPQLSLKQVNEELLTIFKNSTDERSQIQLIKEIDRALQQIQPGWISAKQVSKNKKQESISIRKVIHQNHRAIIENPNSSTLEKYIDYFRHKEVDVKIVMGKNGKVNGLRFNTKKYSFKASEVHREMSFNKTIRKIYPQLSSKQFNEELSAILESSTSEGSQQQLIKEIDRALEQILGQTVINEQEDEDMRIKNRQEQSSTLDKSLPVMDTQNAFINREKSYINNFLEVNDIRSLPQLALLLRSQNVKINPYGFSGQMANTSMVQPYLRMTSEKVNEKVDLFKLLELIYPMATIDRINKVVEASRINRLASLNALFNSIDLGLKEETVKHISAPTKIYDSANHNNYLKESEVSDGYKSKLDAAPSRNNLENISANQHQSTGKNEQQKKLSPKEYINKLHYQIISNPDITGLKEYVDEFAKHGVIVGFDKGKFFNDVNASFSFKGYTVTVENIQHNEEFYSLMMNGVDNNSKNLSADVSVDEPNPEFTNASENTPTFSIEETPNDEMGRSFHNYSTSKFVASDDIEDPGDPDHCHNPKKKKKKRRGYKR
- a CDS encoding tyrosine-type recombinase/integrase — translated: MATIKFALHTKSKNKQAPIYVRVIDGKKVDVRRKTNLFIDPAKWSVKNMPIQKDAETRQLAIDLDELKASIQKSFQHESKLGSVIDGNWLVNAINKHFNRTKTDDANLLVTYGKEYLKNLEYKQYDNGRIGASKSSSAKYKAVVKKLDLYDEYVGKKHALTDVDISYGKGITAFMKTEQKLSDNTVGRFLRFVKTICLDAKKNGYDVSDQLDFFKGFTVKTPKIYLTFEEIEKVHSYSFKEEKYRTTASWLVIGCYTGQRVSDLLRMNASMIKQIQGHRFIILVQQKTGKKVQIPIHPKVQNILDTYLGNFPPVFANNLDSAKALFNRYLKKVCEKAGLDEVVNGNKFDKDSKRYLNGNHSKHELVSSHICRRSFCTNFYSTQLYPTPLLMNITAHSSEAQFLDYIGKKPIDYSLQLARIWNNT
- a CDS encoding response regulator, whose protein sequence is MSAKPFILSLIDDDEIYQYGFKRTVEKSRFAKKVLVFSDGEQAINFMIDNIANAQELPDVIFLDINMPIMNGFEFMEEYIKLKPKVGKRITIYMVSSSIDPTDVERAKSISELTDYIIKPVDESMLREILQKLEEEYD
- a CDS encoding sensor histidine kinase, which translates into the protein MIILIAITLAYFISLQQEDAILINKSGRQRMLSQRITKQALYNLLGNTEDSTAYSNDMLYQSVQELQEAQQFLSQKNKTNDHLKKVDSVLQITNLQIEEISKAVDKILSADSKFQLESQVALIISIEGKFLDHMEQITLWLQKESERKNELAMLICYVLTGIALLIIMAEFFLVLLPAQRHLRDKNESLSAANKQLSDYAQITAHNLRAPIGNLIFLSNFYKDADSEEEKSELFQKFDTVIQHLDETVNVLLTGIKTKTEEQIPTQKLIFEKVLGQTKDLLVGEILNQKAIITANFSDAPFVIYNKVYLESIMLNLLSNALKYSDTKRAPEIHLRTENEKNAIKLYVQDNGLGIDLERQAKKIFGLHQTFHRNKNSKGIGLFIVKNQVESLGGSIEVHSIPNKGSTFIVTFKKQTA